The following are encoded together in the Bos taurus isolate L1 Dominette 01449 registration number 42190680 breed Hereford chromosome 12, ARS-UCD2.0, whole genome shotgun sequence genome:
- the LOC107132998 gene encoding craniofacial development protein 2 produces the protein MVNKRVQNAVLGCNLKNDRMISVCFQGKPFSITVIQVYAPTSNAEEAEVEWFYEDLQDLLELTPPKDVLFILGDWSAKIGSQETPGVTGKFGLGIGNEAGQRLIEFCQENTLVIANTLFQQHKRRLYTWTSPDGQHQNQIDYILCSQRWRSSIQSAKRRLGADCGLDHELLIAKFRLKLKKVEKTTRPFRYDLNQIPYDYTVEVKNRFKGLDLINRMPVELWMEVCDTVQETGIKTIPMEKKCKKAKWLSEEALQIAVKRREAKSKGEKERYKHLNAEFQRIVRRDKKAFLRDQCKEIEENRRMGKSRDLFEKIRDTKGTLHAKMCLIKDRNGMDLREAEDIKKRWQEYTEELYKKIFTTKIIMMV, from the coding sequence atggtcaacaaaagagtccaaaatgcagtacttggatgcaatctcaaaaacgacagaatgatctctgtttgtttccaaggcaaaccattcagtatcacagtaatccaagtctatgccccaaccagtaacgctgaagaagctgaagttgaatggttctatgaagacctacaagaccttttagaactaacacccccaaaagatgtccttttcattttaggggactggagtgcaaaaataggaagtcaagaaacacctggagtaacaggcaaatttggccttggaatagggaatgaagcagggcaaaggctaatagagttttgccaagagaacacactggtcatagcaaataccctcttccaacaacacaagagaagactctacacatggacatcaccagatggtcaacaccaaaatcagattgattatattctttgcagccaaagatggagaagctctatacagtcagcaaaaagaagactgggagctgactgtggcttagatcatgaacttcttattgccaaattcagactgaaattgaagaaagtggagaaaaccactagaccattcaggtatgacctaaatcaaatcccttatgactatacagtggaagtgaaaaatagatttaagggcctagatctgataaatagaatGCCTgttgaactatggatggaggtttgtgacactgtacaggagacagggatcaagaccatccccatggaaaagaaatgcaaaaaagcaaaatggctgtctgaggaggccttacaaatagctgtgaaaagaagagaagcaaaaagcaaaggagaaaaggaaagatacaagcatctgaatgcagagttccaaagaatagtaagaagagataagaaagccttcctcagagatcaatgcaaagaaatagaggaaaacagaagaatgggaaagagtagagatctcttcgagaaaattagagataccaagggaacacttcatgcaaagatgtgcttgataaaggacagaaatggtatggacctaagagaagcagaagatattaagaagaggtggcaagaatacacagaagaactgtacaaaaagatcttcacaaccaagataatcatgatggtgtga